AGACGGTCGGACCACTCCCCGCCCAGCGCCTCCATGGCCTCCTTGGCCCGCCCGAAAGCATTGATGGGCGCATTCACGACCTTGGTGTCGCCCCGGTTGTTTCCGGTACGCGAGTGGCCGATCACGATGGAGGGGAGGAGCTGGGTGACCCGCAGCCCCTGCTCGGTCAGGGAGCGATCGGTGTCGATCGAGGCCATGGCCTTGGTCAGCTCGTAGAAGTTGTTGTAGAAGTGCCGGGGGAAGACGAGGCCGCTCTCCTGGGCGATGGAGCGCTTCTTGCGGCCGTGGATATAGGAGGTCTCGATCGCGATGTGGCTGACAAACTTCGATCCCGGCGCCCGTTGCAGGCCCAGGGAGAAGGCCAGCGCGTTACGGCAGCCGAGCACGTTCGCGCGGTAGGAGTTCTCGTAGGTGTCGTCGAAGGAGACGCTGGCCGCACAGTGGATAACGTGGGTGAGCCGGGTCCTTAGCCGGGTCAGCTCCGTAGGGGCCAGGCCGAAGTTTGGCTTCTCGATGTCCCCGTTCACAAACCGGAACTTCTTCGCCGCCCCCCCCGTGATGTGCAGACGCTTGAGGAGCAGGGCCCCCCGCTGCGCGGGAGAGAGGGTCCGGACGACCTCCTTGGTTTTGGGATCGCGCACCCTCTCTGGACGCACCACCGCCACCACCTCTCCGATCCGCCGGTCTTGGGCCGCCTGGGCCAGGACCTCCTTGCCCACGAAACCAGTGGCCCCCGTGAGCAGGACGTGCAGGCCGGGCTTCGGGCCCCGGGTCTTGAGCCGGGCCCGCGCCTCCCGCTGGAGGTGCTCGACCCGCGCCTTCACTTCCTTTTCAGTGAGATGGCTGGTCTCCCGGAACTGGAAAACGACATCGCGCGCGGTCACGCCCAGGACCTTCTTGGCCTGGCGCTCTCGCTCGCGGCTTCCCGTGACCACGCCCACGCCGGCCGCCATCAGGGCGCCCAGCCGATTGACGGCCCGCAGGGTCTCCCGCACGGCCGTCTCCTTCCCCGTCAGCCCGATGAACCGGCTGGCCGCGAACTGGGCGGCCAGCTCCACCGGGTGCTTGTCGCGGT
The DNA window shown above is from Vicinamibacteria bacterium and carries:
- a CDS encoding SDR family oxidoreductase gives rise to the protein MKARRGEPPSKSAPRAAAPPGASAPESSPSRYIARISRATGEEIPGPIEPDELLVHAHRDKHPVELAAQFAASRFIGLTGKETAVRETLRAVNRLGALMAAGVGVVTGSRERERQAKKVLGVTARDVVFQFRETSHLTEKEVKARVEHLQREARARLKTRGPKPGLHVLLTGATGFVGKEVLAQAAQDRRIGEVVAVVRPERVRDPKTKEVVRTLSPAQRGALLLKRLHITGGAAKKFRFVNGDIEKPNFGLAPTELTRLRTRLTHVIHCAASVSFDDTYENSYRANVLGCRNALAFSLGLQRAPGSKFVSHIAIETSYIHGRKKRSIAQESGLVFPRHFYNNFYELTKAMASIDTDRSLTEQGLRVTQLLPSIVIGHSRTGNNRGDTKVVNAPINAFGRAKEAMEALGGEWSDRLRARLVAMVALSFPADRSAELNLVPVDRVAAGILAALHAPEAIGARIHLATDNRIRSEDVVRVTREELGVNVRLADPTLARNVTMPVVKAILQSLNEPKLAHALEKLGAIFGVYGEWGQPIHDVGNDVRILGLPIRRPDTLQAFRMLCRHNRYVQEFGKVRDGDEIARREQLWQKALEAIEFSSGREVASLSAGEFQRLLGGEIDLKTFRPR